One window of the Leptotrichia massiliensis genome contains the following:
- the lpxC gene encoding UDP-3-O-acyl-N-acetylglucosamine deacetylase encodes MKRKTIKNTVEISGIGLHKGEEIKLTLKPSENNDERGIIFKRIDVSGKNNVIKVDYRNLFDLERGTNIRNEDDVKVYTIEHFLSSLSITGVTDILVEISGNELPILDGSSAGFVEKLLEAGIVELNEEIEPVIITEPVIFSDEKAGKYVMALPYDGFKISYTIDFNHSFLKSQYYELEVNLENYMENIAKCRTFAFDYEIDFLKKNNLALGGSLENAVVVGSDGPLNPEGLRYPDEFVRHKILDIIGDLYVLGMPIKAHIIAIKAGHYVNSRLTEMIAKKYL; translated from the coding sequence GTGAAAAGAAAAACTATTAAAAACACAGTTGAAATATCGGGAATTGGGCTTCATAAAGGAGAAGAGATAAAATTAACTTTGAAACCTAGCGAAAATAATGATGAAAGAGGAATTATTTTTAAAAGAATAGATGTGAGCGGGAAAAATAATGTTATAAAGGTTGATTATAGAAATTTATTTGATTTGGAGAGAGGAACAAACATTAGGAATGAAGATGATGTGAAAGTTTATACGATTGAACATTTTTTATCATCACTTTCAATTACAGGAGTGACTGATATTTTAGTTGAAATTTCAGGGAATGAATTACCTATTTTGGATGGAAGTTCGGCTGGATTTGTTGAAAAATTGCTAGAGGCTGGAATTGTAGAGTTAAATGAGGAAATAGAACCTGTTATAATTACGGAACCTGTTATATTTTCAGATGAAAAGGCAGGGAAATATGTGATGGCATTGCCTTATGATGGGTTTAAAATATCTTATACGATTGATTTTAATCATAGTTTTTTGAAATCACAGTATTATGAGCTCGAAGTAAATTTAGAAAATTATATGGAAAATATTGCAAAATGTAGAACTTTTGCATTTGATTACGAAATAGACTTTCTTAAAAAGAATAATTTAGCGTTGGGAGGAAGTTTGGAAAATGCTGTGGTAGTGGGATCGGATGGTCCATTAAATCCAGAAGGGTTGAGATATCCTGATGAATTTGTAAGACATAAAATTCTTGATATAATTGGAGATTTATATGTTTTGGGAATGCCTATAAAGGCCCACATTA